One Mesorhizobium sp. J428 DNA segment encodes these proteins:
- a CDS encoding bifunctional cytochrome P450/NADPH--P450 reductase: protein MAQDTMTPRIPQPPLRPFIGNLPELDTDAPVQSLMRLARTYGPFFRMRILDRTFYVTSSQELVNELCDESRFNKRVHPPLKEIRAFAGDGLFTAYNSEPNWAKAHRLLMPAFGPIGVRSMFDRMLDIADQMFVRWERFGPAASIDVADNMTRLTLDTIALCAFDYRFNSFYRDEMHPFVGAMVGALSESGQRARRPKLMTSLMLSTARRFDSDAALMRSVAQELIAERRRDPNGADKHDLLNIMLNGVDPVTGEKLDDENIGYQMITFLIAGHETTSGLLSFATYLLLKNPEVLAKARAVVDEVLGDEMPRVEHLAQLRYIEQVLMESLRIWPTASVFAVKPHEATLLAGKYPLTPDDSVMILEPMLHRDPAVWGDDAEAFIPERFAPENAEKLPPNAWKPFGNGARACIGRPFAMQEAQLVLAMMLQRFDIAFDDPSYQLKIHETLTIKPEGLRIRARSRRSAQALVRAPSLAAPQKTLVPAAPAPLREGEAATALLVLYGSNTGSSEAFANRVAADAPSYGFAPTVAPMDDYAGRLPKEGAVVVVTASYEGQPPDNARRFVADVEALASGSLEDLPFAVFGCGNRQWARTFQAIPKRVDAALEKAGGWRIAPRGEADSGGDFFGAFDEWYAAFWPALSAAFGRQAAAPEAPAGLHLDFVKAGRESTLRLGDLKQGVVVENRELVDMAAAGARSKRHIEFALPEGMTYRAGDYLAVLARNPDALVDRVLRRFGLSSDTLVVIDRATGSTGLPVGHPVSCGELLANYVELAQPATRAQVAALAAATRCPPEKKELEALAADGYENEVLGRRFSVIDLLDRFQSCPIDFARFLDMLPPMKARQYSISSSPLWNPANATLTIAVVDAPAMSGVGRYQGVASSYLAGLEPGDRVSIAVRPSNARFHPPADPKTPLVMICAGSGLAPFRGFLQERAAQKTAGQEVGPALLFFGTNHPDVDYLYRDELAAWQRDGVVTVLPAFSDAPEGDIRFVQHRVWSDRALIADLFRQGGTVFVCGDGRHMAPAVRETLVKIYRDATGASAEDADTWADAIERDHGRYVADVFA from the coding sequence ATGGCCCAAGACACAATGACTCCCCGGATTCCCCAGCCGCCGCTGCGGCCCTTCATCGGCAACCTGCCCGAGCTCGACACCGACGCGCCTGTGCAGAGCCTGATGCGGCTCGCCCGCACATACGGCCCGTTCTTCCGCATGCGCATCCTCGACCGCACCTTCTACGTCACCAGCTCCCAGGAGCTGGTCAACGAGCTCTGCGACGAGAGCCGCTTCAACAAGCGCGTCCACCCGCCGCTCAAGGAAATCCGCGCCTTCGCCGGCGACGGCCTGTTCACCGCTTACAACAGCGAGCCCAACTGGGCGAAGGCCCACCGGCTTCTGATGCCCGCCTTCGGGCCGATCGGCGTGCGGTCCATGTTCGACCGCATGCTCGACATCGCCGACCAGATGTTCGTCCGCTGGGAGCGCTTCGGTCCCGCCGCCTCGATCGACGTCGCCGACAACATGACGCGGCTCACCCTCGATACGATTGCGCTCTGCGCTTTCGACTACCGCTTCAACAGCTTCTACCGCGACGAGATGCACCCCTTCGTCGGCGCCATGGTCGGCGCCCTGTCGGAATCCGGCCAGCGCGCCCGCCGGCCGAAGCTGATGACCAGCCTGATGCTGTCCACCGCCCGCCGCTTCGACAGCGACGCGGCCCTCATGCGCTCGGTCGCGCAGGAGCTGATCGCCGAGCGCCGCCGCGATCCAAACGGCGCCGACAAGCACGACTTGCTCAACATCATGCTCAACGGCGTCGACCCCGTCACCGGCGAGAAGCTCGACGACGAGAACATCGGCTATCAGATGATCACTTTCCTGATCGCCGGCCACGAGACCACCAGCGGCCTGCTCTCCTTCGCCACCTACCTTCTGCTGAAGAACCCTGAAGTCCTGGCCAAGGCCCGCGCGGTGGTCGACGAGGTGCTGGGCGACGAGATGCCCCGCGTCGAGCACCTGGCCCAGCTGCGCTACATCGAGCAGGTCCTGATGGAGAGCCTGCGCATCTGGCCGACGGCGTCCGTCTTCGCTGTCAAGCCGCACGAGGCCACGCTGCTCGCCGGCAAGTATCCGCTCACGCCCGACGACAGCGTCATGATCCTGGAGCCGATGCTCCACCGCGACCCCGCCGTCTGGGGCGACGATGCCGAAGCCTTCATCCCCGAGCGCTTCGCCCCGGAAAACGCCGAAAAGCTGCCGCCCAATGCCTGGAAGCCGTTCGGCAACGGCGCACGCGCCTGCATCGGCCGGCCCTTCGCCATGCAGGAGGCGCAGCTCGTGCTCGCCATGATGCTGCAGCGCTTCGACATCGCCTTCGACGACCCGTCCTACCAGCTGAAGATCCACGAGACGCTGACCATCAAGCCGGAAGGCCTGCGCATCCGCGCCCGCTCGCGCCGCTCTGCCCAGGCGCTGGTGCGCGCGCCCTCGCTCGCCGCGCCGCAGAAGACGCTGGTGCCCGCCGCGCCCGCGCCGCTGCGCGAGGGCGAGGCCGCCACCGCGCTGCTTGTCCTCTACGGCTCCAACACCGGCTCCTCGGAAGCCTTCGCCAACCGCGTCGCTGCCGACGCGCCGTCCTACGGCTTCGCACCCACGGTGGCGCCGATGGACGACTACGCCGGCCGCCTGCCGAAGGAGGGCGCGGTCGTCGTCGTCACCGCCTCCTACGAAGGCCAGCCGCCGGACAATGCCCGCCGTTTCGTCGCCGATGTCGAGGCGCTCGCGTCCGGCTCCCTCGAAGACCTGCCCTTCGCCGTGTTCGGCTGCGGCAACCGCCAGTGGGCGCGCACCTTCCAGGCGATCCCCAAGCGCGTCGACGCGGCACTGGAAAAGGCCGGCGGCTGGCGCATCGCCCCACGCGGCGAGGCCGATTCCGGCGGCGACTTCTTCGGCGCCTTCGACGAATGGTATGCCGCGTTCTGGCCGGCGCTTTCCGCCGCCTTCGGCCGGCAGGCCGCCGCGCCCGAAGCGCCGGCGGGACTCCATCTCGATTTCGTCAAGGCCGGCCGCGAAAGCACATTGAGGCTCGGCGACCTCAAGCAGGGCGTCGTGGTCGAGAACCGCGAGCTGGTCGACATGGCAGCTGCCGGCGCCCGCTCCAAGCGCCACATCGAGTTCGCCCTGCCCGAGGGCATGACCTATCGCGCCGGCGACTATCTCGCGGTGCTCGCCCGCAATCCGGACGCGCTGGTCGATCGCGTGCTGCGCCGCTTCGGCCTTTCCTCCGACACTCTGGTGGTCATCGACCGCGCCACCGGCTCCACCGGCCTGCCCGTCGGCCATCCGGTCAGCTGCGGCGAGCTGCTCGCCAACTATGTCGAGCTCGCCCAGCCGGCCACCCGCGCCCAGGTGGCGGCGCTCGCCGCGGCCACCCGCTGCCCGCCGGAGAAGAAGGAGCTGGAGGCGCTCGCCGCCGACGGCTACGAGAACGAGGTGCTCGGCCGCCGCTTCAGCGTCATCGACCTGCTCGACCGCTTCCAGTCCTGCCCGATCGATTTCGCCCGCTTCCTCGACATGCTGCCGCCGATGAAGGCGCGGCAATATTCCATCTCGTCCTCGCCGCTGTGGAACCCGGCCAACGCCACGCTCACCATCGCCGTGGTCGACGCGCCGGCGATGTCAGGCGTCGGCCGCTACCAGGGCGTCGCCTCCTCCTATCTCGCCGGGCTCGAACCCGGCGACCGCGTCTCCATCGCCGTGCGCCCCTCCAATGCGCGCTTCCATCCGCCGGCCGACCCGAAGACGCCGCTGGTGATGATCTGCGCCGGCTCCGGCCTCGCCCCCTTCCGCGGCTTCCTGCAGGAGCGCGCCGCGCAGAAGACCGCCGGCCAGGAGGTCGGGCCGGCGCTCCTGTTCTTCGGCACAAACCATCCCGACGTCGACTACCTCTACCGCGACGAGCTCGCGGCCTGGCAGCGCGACGGCGTCGTCACCGTCCTGCCCGCCTTCTCCGATGCGCCGGAGGGCGACATCCGCTTCGTCCAGCACCGCGTCTGGTCCGACCGCGCCCTGATCGCCGACCTCTTCCGCCAGGGCGGCACAGTCTTCGTCTGCGGCGACGGCAGGCACATGGCGCCCGCCGTGCGCGAAACCCTGGTCAAGATCTACCGCGACGCCACCGGCGCCTCGGCAGAAGACGCCGACACCTGGGCCGACGCGATCGAGCGCGACCACGGGAGATATGTGGCGGATGTTTTCGCGTGA
- a CDS encoding DUF2188 domain-containing protein, whose amino-acid sequence MSGKNQYVVRNGDGWGVRGEGNGRLTKSFDTQREAIQHGRDIAMNQKAELRIQGTDARFREAWSYGNDPHPPKG is encoded by the coding sequence ATGTCTGGTAAAAATCAGTACGTGGTGCGTAACGGCGACGGCTGGGGCGTTCGCGGCGAGGGAAACGGCAGGCTGACCAAGTCGTTCGACACTCAACGCGAAGCGATCCAGCATGGGCGGGATATCGCGATGAACCAGAAGGCAGAACTTCGCATCCAGGGAACGGACGCCAGGTTCCGCGAAGCCTGGAGCTATGGAAACGATCCGCATCCGCCGAAGGGTTAA
- a CDS encoding type ISP restriction/modification enzyme: MGCVRPRQASQEPLRLFLALGDVEGLRLRQLRSDRPSRPRRGRHHLLHHRGRLSGRARIPEDAGRSEGELFRHLGRGLFTGRPSAGGGDAHLPGVQQPVCIVLAAKPLDKNPDQPAHVRFIALPKGKREEKFAALEKLSLRGGNWSDAPSAWRAPFFPEATGDWATFPALRDFFLYDGSGVMPGRTWIIAPDSQSLRDRWDRLVAEKDPARKEMLFHPQLRDGKVASRHIRKLVSQDLGLRPTRILPLIDDDGPAEPVLRYPFRTLDRQWIVADARLINDVRPVLWSSSSPSQVYLTAPDDRSPTNGPSLSFTELVPDLHHYNGRGGRVYPLWSDAAATRPNIAPAMLALLADTLGEVSPEDVIAYIAGVMAHPAFTKRFQPDLVQPGLRVPLTADPDLFAEAVALGREVIWLHTYGERFADPDAGRPQAPPRMAEGERPTIPAEGAIPGAPEPLPDTMDYDPAKRRLKVGAGFIDNVPPEVWAYEVSGKQVVWHWFSYRKRDRTRPQIGDKRPPSPLDRIQPAHWLAEYTTDLIDLLNVLGRLVALEPRQADLMERILAGKKIDARASRPES, from the coding sequence ATGGGGTGCGTCCGCCCACGCCAAGCATCTCAAGAACCTCTACGTCTATTTCTGGCGTTGGGCGACGTGGAAGGTCTTCGGCTCCGGCAACTACGCAGCGACCGGCCGTCCCGACCGCGACGAGGAAGGCATCATCTGCTTCATCACCGTGGCCGGCTTTCTGGGCGGGCCAGGATTCCAGAAGATGCGGGCCGATCTGAGGGGGAGCTGTTCCGACATCTGGGTCGTGGACTGTTCACCGGAAGGCCATCAGCCGGAGGTGGCGACGCGCATCTTCCAGGGGTGCAGCAGCCGGTCTGCATCGTGCTCGCGGCAAAGCCCTTGGACAAGAATCCCGACCAACCTGCGCACGTCCGTTTCATCGCGCTGCCCAAGGGCAAACGCGAGGAGAAATTCGCCGCGCTGGAGAAGCTATCGCTCCGGGGTGGCAACTGGTCGGACGCGCCATCGGCCTGGCGGGCGCCCTTCTTTCCGGAGGCAACAGGCGATTGGGCGACTTTTCCGGCGCTCAGGGACTTCTTCCTCTATGACGGCTCCGGCGTCATGCCGGGACGGACATGGATCATCGCGCCGGATTCGCAGTCGCTGCGGGACCGCTGGGACCGACTGGTGGCGGAGAAAGACCCGGCGCGGAAGGAGATGCTGTTTCACCCGCAACTGCGCGACGGCAAAGTTGCAAGCCGACACATCCGAAAACTTGTATCACAAGACTTGGGTCTAAGGCCGACTCGGATACTCCCATTGATCGACGATGACGGCCCAGCAGAGCCTGTTCTAAGATATCCGTTCCGCACACTCGACCGTCAGTGGATCGTCGCCGACGCGCGACTAATAAATGATGTGCGCCCCGTCCTTTGGAGTTCAAGCTCGCCATCGCAGGTTTATCTGACGGCGCCAGATGACCGATCTCCTACCAATGGCCCCTCCCTATCGTTTACGGAACTCGTTCCGGACCTTCACCACTACAACGGTCGGGGCGGCCGCGTTTATCCCCTCTGGTCCGACGCTGCCGCCACGCGGCCGAACATCGCTCCCGCGATGCTGGCGCTGCTGGCCGACACGCTGGGCGAGGTATCGCCCGAGGATGTGATAGCCTATATCGCCGGGGTGATGGCGCATCCGGCATTTACCAAACGGTTCCAGCCGGACCTCGTCCAGCCCGGCTTGCGCGTGCCGCTGACCGCCGACCCGGACCTGTTCGCCGAGGCGGTGGCGCTCGGCCGCGAGGTGATCTGGCTGCACACCTATGGCGAGCGCTTCGCCGACCCCGATGCCGGGCGGCCGCAGGCGCCGCCGCGCATGGCGGAGGGCGAGCGGCCGACGATCCCGGCGGAGGGCGCCATCCCCGGTGCGCCGGAGCCGTTGCCCGATACGATGGACTACGACCCGGCAAAGCGGCGATTGAAGGTTGGCGCCGGTTTCATCGACAATGTGCCGCCGGAGGTCTGGGCCTACGAGGTGTCGGGCAAGCAGGTGGTGTGGCACTGGTTCAGCTACCGCAAACGCGACCGCACGCGGCCGCAGATCGGCGACAAGCGGCCGCCCTCGCCGCTCGACCGCATCCAGCCGGCCCACTGGCTCGCCGAATACACCACGGACCTGATCGATCTCCTGAACGTGCTCGGGCGGCTGGTGGCGCTTGAACCGCGCCAGGCCGACCTGATGGAGCGCATCCTGGCGGGCAAGAAGATAGATGCCAGGGCGTCTCGTCCCGAGTCTTGA
- the lepA gene encoding translation elongation factor 4 has protein sequence MTFPLDHIRNFSIVAHIDHGKSTLADRLIQLTGGLDAREMEGKEQVLDNMDIERERGITIKAQTVRLSYRAKNGEDYILNLIDTPGHVDFAYEVSRSLRACEGSLLVVDASQGVEAQTLANVYQAIDANHEIVVVLNKVDLPAAEPERIREQVEEVIGIDASQAVLISAKTGLGVPDVLEAIVHQLPPPREGDPAAPLKAMLVDSWYDAYLGVIVLVRVIDGTLKKGQTIRMMGTGAKYPVERTGFFTPKMIQAEEIGPGEFGFITASIKEVADTRVGDTITEDRRPTATALPGFKPAQPVVFCGLFPVDAADFEDLRAAMGKLRLNDASFSFEMETSAALGFGFRCGFLGLLHLEIIQERLEREFDLDLIATAPSVVYRMAMTDGTVKELHNPADMPDLVKIAHIEEPWIRATILTPDDYLGSILKLCQDRRGVQHDLSYVGKRAMLVYDLPLNEVVFDFYDRLKSISKGYASFDYHLTDYREGDLVKMSILVNEEPVDALSMLVHRSAAEKRGRAMCEKLKELIPQHMFKIPIQAAIGGRVVARETISALRKDVTAKCYGGDITRKRKLLDKQKEGKKRMRQFGKVDIPQAAFIEALKMGD, from the coding sequence ATGACCTTCCCGCTCGACCACATCCGCAATTTCTCGATCGTCGCCCACATCGACCACGGCAAGTCGACGCTGGCCGACCGGCTCATCCAGCTCACCGGCGGGCTCGACGCCCGCGAGATGGAGGGCAAGGAGCAGGTGCTCGACAACATGGACATCGAGCGCGAGCGCGGCATCACCATCAAGGCGCAGACAGTGCGCCTCTCCTACCGGGCGAAGAACGGCGAGGACTACATCCTCAACCTCATCGACACGCCCGGCCATGTCGACTTCGCCTACGAGGTTTCGCGCAGCCTCCGCGCCTGCGAGGGCTCGCTGCTGGTCGTCGACGCCTCGCAGGGCGTCGAGGCGCAGACGCTCGCCAATGTCTACCAGGCGATCGACGCCAACCACGAGATCGTCGTCGTCCTCAACAAGGTCGACCTGCCCGCCGCCGAGCCCGAGCGCATCCGCGAGCAGGTGGAGGAGGTGATCGGCATCGACGCCTCCCAGGCCGTGCTGATCTCCGCCAAGACCGGCCTCGGCGTGCCCGATGTGCTCGAAGCCATCGTCCACCAGCTCCCGCCGCCGCGCGAGGGCGACCCGGCCGCGCCCTTGAAGGCGATGCTGGTCGACAGCTGGTACGACGCCTATCTCGGCGTCATCGTGCTGGTCCGCGTCATCGACGGCACGCTGAAGAAGGGCCAGACCATCCGCATGATGGGCACCGGCGCAAAATACCCGGTCGAGCGCACCGGCTTCTTCACGCCCAAGATGATCCAGGCCGAGGAGATCGGCCCCGGCGAGTTCGGCTTCATCACCGCCTCGATCAAGGAGGTGGCCGACACCCGCGTCGGCGACACCATCACCGAGGATCGCCGCCCCACGGCCACGGCCCTTCCCGGCTTCAAGCCGGCGCAGCCGGTCGTCTTCTGCGGCCTCTTCCCGGTCGACGCCGCCGACTTCGAGGACCTGCGCGCCGCCATGGGCAAGCTGCGCCTCAACGACGCCAGCTTCTCGTTTGAAATGGAGACCTCGGCTGCGCTCGGCTTCGGCTTCCGCTGCGGCTTCCTCGGCCTTCTGCATCTCGAAATCATCCAGGAGCGGCTGGAGCGCGAGTTCGACCTCGACCTCATCGCCACCGCGCCGAGCGTCGTCTACCGCATGGCGATGACCGACGGCACCGTGAAGGAGCTGCACAACCCGGCCGACATGCCCGACCTGGTCAAGATCGCCCACATCGAGGAGCCGTGGATCCGCGCCACGATCCTCACGCCCGACGACTATCTCGGCTCCATCCTCAAGCTCTGCCAGGACCGGCGCGGCGTCCAGCACGACCTCTCCTATGTCGGCAAGCGCGCCATGCTGGTCTACGACCTGCCGCTCAACGAGGTGGTGTTCGATTTCTACGACCGGCTGAAGTCGATCTCCAAGGGCTACGCCTCCTTCGACTACCACCTGACCGACTACCGCGAGGGCGACCTGGTCAAGATGTCGATCCTGGTCAACGAGGAGCCCGTCGACGCGCTCTCCATGCTCGTCCACCGCTCCGCCGCCGAAAAGCGCGGCCGCGCCATGTGCGAGAAGCTGAAGGAGCTGATCCCGCAGCACATGTTCAAGATCCCGATCCAGGCGGCCATCGGCGGCCGCGTCGTCGCCCGCGAAACCATCTCGGCGCTGCGCAAGGACGTCACCGCCAAATGCTACGGCGGCGACATCACCCGCAAGCGCAAGCTGCTCGACAAGCAGAAAGAGGGCAAGAAGCGCATGCGCCAGTTCGGCAAGGTGGATATCCCCCAGGCGGCGTTTATTGAGGCGTTGAAGATGGGGGACTAA
- a CDS encoding endonuclease domain-containing protein, translated as MRAERKTFQHARQLRRDLSLPEIILWDCLRARRLDGLRFRRQHPVGPYVLDFYHAEGGRLAVEVDGADHDVPEQMSHDLRRDGWLATHGVRVMRIAARDALDEKALEGILVMIAEAARR; from the coding sequence ATGAGGGCGGAACGGAAGACATTCCAGCATGCCAGGCAGCTCCGGCGCGACCTGAGCCTGCCGGAGATTATCCTATGGGACTGCCTTCGGGCACGGCGTCTGGACGGGCTGCGCTTTCGGCGCCAGCATCCGGTCGGGCCGTATGTGCTGGATTTCTACCATGCGGAGGGTGGTAGGCTGGCTGTCGAGGTCGACGGCGCGGATCACGACGTGCCGGAACAGATGAGCCATGACCTACGGCGTGACGGCTGGCTCGCTACGCACGGTGTTCGCGTGATGCGCATCGCGGCAAGGGATGCGCTGGATGAAAAGGCGCTGGAGGGGATTTTGGTGATGATTGCGGAAGCGGCGAGGAGGTGA